The following DNA comes from Phytohabitans rumicis.
CCACTTCATGCTCTGGACGACCGACGGCTTCCCCCGCATCGCGAACGGGTTGGCCGGCTTCGAGCCCACCACGCAGAGCCAGACCCGGGCCGCCACGGTGTCCTTCCCGGACCCGACGAGCATCGCGTACCTGCGCGGGATCGGCATCAAGGACGTCCTGGTCCTGCCCCACCTCATCACTGGTACGCCGTGGGAGGCGGTGCCCACCCGCCCGGTGGACGGCCTAGGCATCACCCGCGAGGAAATCGACGGCGCCATCCTCTTCCACCTCTAGTGCAAGGAAGGGCACCCTGTTAACGCTTTTTGCATAGCAGGGGGCCCTTCCTAACCTCCCAGGGCGGAGAGGGCGGCGCGGACGCCGCGGCGACGGACGGCGTCGACCAGGGCGGGTTCGCCGGCGCAGAAGCGCTTGAAGAGGTGCCAGCCCACCGGGGTCGCCAGCACGGTGTGGAACGTCCCCGGGTGCTTGGCGAACGCCGCGAGCAGCCGCCGGCCGGCGTGCATCTCCGGGGCGAGCGTCTCCTGCACGGCGACCGGGTACGCGCCGAGGTCGCCGGCCGCCGCGGCCGCCCCGGCGAGCTCGCCCGAGCGCAGCGCGAAGCTGATGCCCTCGCGCGTCCACGGTTCCAGCAGGCCGGCCGCGTCGCCGGCGACCACCACGCGGCCCTGGCGGAGCGGGGAGTCGTCGGCCCGGCAGCGGGTCAGGTGGCCCGAGTCGTGCACCGGCTCGATGCCGGACAGGCCCAGCCGCTCGACGAAGCGCCGCAGGTAGCCCTTTGTCTCCTCGCCCTGCCCGCGCGAGGCGATCACGCCCACGGTGAGCCGGTCGCCCTTGGGGAAGACCCACGCGTACGAGCCGGGGATCGGGCCCCAGTCGAGCAGGAGCCGCCCGCGCCACCGCGCTTGCTGGGCCGGCGGGATCGGCAGTTCCACCTCCAGGCCGAGGTCGACCTGGGTGTAGCGGACACCGACGTGACGGGCCGTGATGCCCGATGAGCCATCCGCTCCGACCACGGCGCGGGCCCGCATCGGCGTACCAGAAGCTAGTCGGACCTCGACGTGGCCGGCGGATTCGTGCAGGCCACGGACGGTGACCCGCTCGCGGACCTCGGCGCCGGCGTCGGCCGCGGCCTTGCGCAGCGCGTGGTCGAACTCCTCCCGGCGGACCATCGTGAGCAGCCCGTCGTGACGGCGGGTGAACTCGCGCCGGCCGTCGCAGGTGAACGTGGCCCGGCCGACGCGGTCGTCGGCCGGCACGTCGATGCGGTCCGCGACGGCGGCGAGCGACGTGCCGATCAGGCCGCCGCCGCAGGTCTTGTAGCGGGGATGCGTGGCCTTTTCGAGTACGACCGTTCGCGCCCCGGCCCGGGCCGCGGCGTGCGCGGCGGACAGCCCGGCCGGCCCTCCGCCGACAACGGCGACATCCCATGTTTCCACCACGAGCAGAATAGCCACCGTGGCTTTCCCGATCATCCTCGACTGCGACCCCGGGCACGACGACGCGCTGGCCATCATGCTGGCGGCGGCTGACCCGCGACTCAACCTGCTGGCGATCACCACGGTGGCCGGCAACCAGACACTGGACAAGACCACGCTGAACGCGCGGCGGGTCTGCACGATCGCCGGCATCACCGGCGTGCCGGTCGCGGCCGGGTACGACCGGCCGCTGGTCGGCGAGCTGCATGTCGCCGACGACATCCACGGCTCGACCGGCCTGGACGGGCCGGCGTTCGGCGAGCCGACCGTGCCGCTGGCGGACGAGCACGCCGTCGCGCTCATGCGCCGCCTGCTGCTCGCGCATCCGGAGCCGGTCACGCTGGTGCCGACCGGACCGCTGACCAACGTCGCGGTGCTGCTGCGGGACCATCCCGAGGTACGACCGAAGGTCCGCGAAATCGTGCTCATGGGCGGCTCGACGGAGCGCGGGAACGTGACGCCGTACGCGGAGTTCAACATCGCGGTGGACCCGGAGGCCGCCGACCTTGTGCTCCGGTCGGGCCTGCCGGTGACGGTCGTCGGCCTGAACGTCACCCATCAGGCACTCGTGACGCCGGACGTCGTGGCGCGGTTCCGGGCGCTGGGCACGCCGCTCGCCGACGCATGTGTCGAGCTGATGACGTTCTTCGCGTCGGCGTACGAGCGGGTTTTCGGACTGCCCGACCCGCCGCTGCACGACCCGGTGGCGATCGCCCGCGTGATCGACCCATCGCTGGTGGAGTGCGTGGACGTGCCGGTCGTGGTGGAGCTGACCGGCACGCACACGCGCGGCGCCACGGTGGTCGACCTGCACCACAAGACGGGTCTCGCGCCCAACGCCCGGGTGGCGGTGCGGCTGCGGGCCGCGCCGTTCTGGGACCTGGTGGTCGACGCGGTCAGCCGGCTGTCAGGATCCCCAACCGCTGGGTCGCCCGGGTGAGGGCGACGTAGAGGTCGTTCTGGCCGCGCGGGGACTCGGCGACGATCGCATCCGGGTCGACCACGATGACCGAGTCGAACTCCAGCCCCTTGGCCTGCTTGACGGTCAGGACGGCGACGTCGCCCTCCAGGTCGGACCGCTCGCCGCCCAGCTCGTCGAGGCGCCCGGCCGGGACGATCACGCCGAGCTTGCCCTCGGCCTCCTGCTCTCGCATGAGCTTGGTGAGCAGCCCCGGCTCCAGCGGCCGGGTCCACGGCTCGACGCCGGACTGCCGTACCGACCGGGGCGGTTCGAGCGTCGGGTCGATCTTGGCGAGGACCTCCGCGGCCACCGCCATGATCTCGGCGGGCGTGCGGTAGTTGACCCGCAGCTCGGCCAGCCGCCACCGGCCGCCGACGTACGGCTCGAACACCTCGCCCCACGAGGACGTGCCGGCCAGGTCGCCGGTCTGGGCCACGTCGCCGACCACGGTCATCGACCGGCTCGGGCAGCGCCGCATCAGCAGCCGCCACGCCATCGGCGACAGCTCCTGCGCCTCGTCGACGATCACATGACCGAACGCCCAGGAGCGGTCGGCCGCCGCCCGTTGCGCCGCGGTCAGGCGGTCGCCGTCGACGTGGCGCTCGGCCAGTTCGCTCGCCTGGACCAGGTCGGCCGCGGCCAGGATCTCGTTTTCGACCTCGTCCTCGGAGTCGGTGGCCGCGGAGCCGCGGGTGATGTCCAGCACCCCTCGGCGTACTCGATCCGGGCCCGGCGCAGCCGCTCGACCCGCGCCGCCGCGCTGGCCTCGTCCTCGCCGAGCAGCTCCGCGGCCTCGTCCAGCAGGGGCACGTCGGCGGGGCTCCAGCCACCTCTCGGCTCCCTTTGTAGCCGCGCGTCGCCCGCGGCTCTGGCCAACCGCTCGGGCGACGCGAACAGCCCGGCCACCAGCTGCTCCGGCGTGAGGATCGGCCAGAGCCAGTCCAGCGTGCCCAGCAGTTCGGGCTCCTTGCGCAGTTCGCGGCGGATCTCGGCCATGTCGGCGTCGTCGAAAATGATCTCCTCGCCGGGCGCGTCACCCTCACCGAGCGGGTCGTGCGCGTACGGGTCGAACCCGATCTTCTCGGCGAGCTGGGCCGCGAGCGCGTGCACGATCTCGGTGTCGAACACCGGCCGGGCCAGGTTGTGCGGCTTGCCCGAGCGGCGCGCCCGCTCCCGCGCCCGGCGTACCGTCTCCGGGTCGAGCCACAGCGTCTCCTGCTCGACCGCGACGGGCAGCGGCTCGTCCGGCACCCGCTGCCGGTCCCGCACCGCCGCCGCCAACACGTCCACCATGGACAGCCGGCCCTTGAGCTCGGCGACCTCGGCCGCCTCGGCGCGGCGCGCCGTCACGCCCGGAAAGAGGTCGCCGACCGTGCCCAGCAACACGCCCGTCTCGGCGAGCGACGGCAACACCTGGGAGATGTACCGCAGGAACGTCTCATTAGGACCCACCACCAGCACGGCCCGCGTGGTCAGCTCGCGCCGGTGGGTGTAGAGCAGATACGCGGCCCGGTGCAGGGCCACCGCCGTCTTGCCGGTGCCGGGTCCACCTTGGACCACGAGTACGCCGTCCAGCGGCGCCCGGATCACCTGGTCCTGCTCGGCCTGGATCGTCTCGACGATGTCCCGCATCCGGCCGGTGCGACTCGCGTTCAGCGCCGACAGCAGGGCTGCCTCGCCGGTCAGTCCCTCGTGGACCTCGTGCGCCTCCTCCAGGTCGAGCACCTCGTCGTCGAGGCCGACGACGGTGCGGCGGCGGGTCCGGATGTGTCGCCGCCGCCGCACTCCGTCCGGGGACGCCGCGGTCGCCAGGTAGAACGGGCGGGCCGCCGGCGCCCGCCAGTCCAGCAGCATCGCCCGGTAGTCGTGGCGCTCGTCGAAGATGCCGATCCGCCCGATGTACCGGGTGTCGCCGTCGTCGGTGTCGCTTTTGTGGAAGTCCAGGCGGCCGAAGCACAGCCCGTGCTCCACCGCGCCGTACTGGGCCACCTGGT
Coding sequences within:
- a CDS encoding geranylgeranyl reductase family protein, with protein sequence METWDVAVVGGGPAGLSAAHAAARAGARTVVLEKATHPRYKTCGGGLIGTSLAAVADRIDVPADDRVGRATFTCDGRREFTRRHDGLLTMVRREEFDHALRKAAADAGAEVRERVTVRGLHESAGHVEVRLASGTPMRARAVVGADGSSGITARHVGVRYTQVDLGLEVELPIPPAQQARWRGRLLLDWGPIPGSYAWVFPKGDRLTVGVIASRGQGEETKGYLRRFVERLGLSGIEPVHDSGHLTRCRADDSPLRQGRVVVAGDAAGLLEPWTREGISFALRSGELAGAAAAAGDLGAYPVAVQETLAPEMHAGRRLLAAFAKHPGTFHTVLATPVGWHLFKRFCAGEPALVDAVRRRGVRAALSALGG
- a CDS encoding nucleoside hydrolase; this encodes MAFPIILDCDPGHDDALAIMLAAADPRLNLLAITTVAGNQTLDKTTLNARRVCTIAGITGVPVAAGYDRPLVGELHVADDIHGSTGLDGPAFGEPTVPLADEHAVALMRRLLLAHPEPVTLVPTGPLTNVAVLLRDHPEVRPKVREIVLMGGSTERGNVTPYAEFNIAVDPEAADLVLRSGLPVTVVGLNVTHQALVTPDVVARFRALGTPLADACVELMTFFASAYERVFGLPDPPLHDPVAIARVIDPSLVECVDVPVVVELTGTHTRGATVVDLHHKTGLAPNARVAVRLRAAPFWDLVVDAVSRLSGSPTAGSPG